One stretch of Borrelia maritima DNA includes these proteins:
- a CDS encoding chromosome replication/partitioning protein, protein MEIKINKRNLSESAVGEEQALIHYNKLKEKLNINFQKEIYCKLEAMKVLKEIKDKEYYRLDNYSSFDDFAKDYRLARTQTYKYLKIATAIEEGLIEEKYVVKNGINDTICLLKTKESPSLKKSNQNPIKPLRFQLKKEESYSFYKKNAKLTSFLLEKIFFEEKDFLLKIISEFETSRNKRK, encoded by the coding sequence GTGGAAATAAAGATAAATAAAAGGAATTTATCTGAGAGTGCTGTAGGAGAAGAACAAGCTCTTATTCATTATAATAAGCTTAAAGAAAAATTAAACATCAATTTTCAAAAAGAAATTTATTGCAAACTAGAAGCAATGAAAGTTCTAAAAGAAATTAAAGACAAGGAATATTATAGGCTGGATAACTATTCCAGTTTTGATGATTTTGCAAAAGACTATAGGCTTGCTAGAACTCAAACATATAAGTATCTCAAGATTGCAACAGCAATAGAAGAAGGTTTAATTGAAGAAAAGTATGTGGTTAAAAATGGGATTAATGATACAATTTGTCTACTTAAAACAAAAGAGAGCCCGAGTTTAAAAAAATCTAACCAAAATCCAATAAAACCACTAAGATTTCAGCTTAAAAAGGAAGAGTCTTATTCTTTTTATAAAAAAAATGCTAAGCTTACAAGCTTTCTTTTGGAAAAAATTTTTTTTGAGGAAAAAGATTTTTTATTAAAAATAATCAGTGAATTTGAAACTTCAAGGAATAAACGAAAATGA
- a CDS encoding ParA family protein, producing MDKKETKVITIASIKGGVGKSTTSLIFATLLSIKCKVLLIDIDTQASTTSYFFNKIKDNNVNLINKNIYEVLISNLHIDNALITINENLDLIPSYLTLHKFNSESIPYKEFKLKEQLKLLSNNYDYIILDTNPSLDFTLTNALVCSNYIIIPITAEKWAVESLDLFSFFMDKLLLNLPVYLINTKFKKNNTHKELLKVLEKNNNFLGTISEREDLNKRIAKNDRFDLTKDYIIEYQNTLTAFLNKAGTYTKCTQL from the coding sequence TTTAATTTTTGCAACATTGCTGTCAATCAAATGTAAAGTTCTTTTAATAGATATTGACACTCAAGCCTCAACAACAAGCTATTTTTTTAATAAAATTAAAGACAATAATGTAAACCTAATAAATAAAAATATATACGAGGTATTAATATCGAATTTACACATAGATAATGCATTAATAACAATTAACGAAAATTTAGATTTAATTCCAAGTTATTTAACGCTGCATAAATTTAATTCAGAATCTATTCCTTACAAAGAATTTAAATTAAAAGAACAACTAAAGTTGCTTAGCAATAATTATGACTATATAATACTTGATACAAATCCCAGCTTGGATTTTACTTTAACAAATGCTCTTGTATGTAGCAATTATATAATAATACCAATAACAGCAGAGAAATGGGCTGTTGAGAGTTTAGATTTGTTTAGTTTTTTTATGGATAAGCTATTATTAAATTTACCAGTTTATTTAATAAATACTAAATTTAAAAAAAACAATACTCATAAAGAACTTTTAAAGGTTTTAGAGAAAAATAATAATTTCTTGGGGACAATATCTGAGAGAGAAGATTTGAATAAAAGAATAGCAAAAAACGATAGATTTGATTTGACGAAGGATTACATAATAGAGTACCAAAATACACTTACTGCGTTTTTAAATAAAGCAGGTACGTACACTAAGTGTACTCAATTGTAA